The following are encoded together in the Vidua macroura isolate BioBank_ID:100142 chromosome 6, ASM2450914v1, whole genome shotgun sequence genome:
- the MGAT2 gene encoding LOW QUALITY PROTEIN: alpha-1,6-mannosyl-glycoprotein 2-beta-N-acetylglucosaminyltransferase (The sequence of the model RefSeq protein was modified relative to this genomic sequence to represent the inferred CDS: deleted 1 base in 1 codon) yields the protein MRLRVYKRKVLLLALALALCALALWGTGGGGRRRQQQLQQQQQQRGGPGSTGEPPRVSEPPPPVARRPSANASAAVAAEVLSENATLSYRSLVYRLNFDQPVRNAGRFPARPDVVLVVQVHDRAEHLRLLLESLRRAAGVENVLLVLSHDLWAEELNRLAARVDFCPVLQVFFPFSIQLYPREFPGHDPRDCPRDVGKAAALRLGCINAEFPDSFGHYREARFAQTKHHWWWKLHFVWERVRALREHAGPVLFLEEDHYLAPDFYHVLKQLWALRQRECPECQLVSLGTYSPVRGGFAGRADKVEMKTWKSTEHNMGMAFGRDTYQKLIECTDAFCTYDDYNWDWTLQHLTVSCLPKFWKVLVPEIPRIFHTGDCGMHHKKSCRPSTQSAKIDSLLNSNQQYLFPEAMSVSKRYSMAPLSPHVKNGGWGDIRDHELCKSYRRLQ from the exons ATGCGGCTGCGCGTCTACAAGCgcaaggtgctgctgctggcgctgGCGCTGGCGCTCTGCGCCCTGGCGCTCTGGGgcaccggcggcggcgggcggcggcggcagcagcagctgcagcagcagcagcagcagcggggcgGTCCCGGTAGCACCGGGGAGCCGCCGCGGGTCAGCGAGCCCCCGCCGCCGGTAGCGCGCCGCCCCTCCGCCAACGCGTCGGCCGCCGTGGCGGCGGAGGTGCTGTCCGAGAACGCGACGCTGAGTTACCGCTCGCTCGTGTACCGCCTGAACTTCGACCAGCCGGTGCGGAACGCCGGGCGCTTCCCGGCGCGGCCCGACGTGGTGCTCGTGGTGCAGGTGCACGACCGCGCCGAGCACCTGCGGCTGCTGCTCGAGTCGctgcggcgggcggcgggcgtGGAGAAcgtgctgctggtgctgagccACGACCTGTGGGCCGAGGAGCTGAACCGGCTGGCGGCCCGCGTGGACTTCTGCCCGGTGCTGCAGGTGTTCTTCCCGTTCAGCATCCAGCTGTACCCGCGCGAGTTCCCGGGCCACGAC CCCCGCGACTGCCCCCGCGACGTGGGCAAGGCGGCGGCGCTGCGGCTGGGCTGCATCAACGCCGAGTTCCCCGACTCGTTCGGGCACTACCGCGAGGCGCGCTTCGCGCAGACCAAGCACCACTGGTGGTGGAAGCTGCACTTCGTGTGGGAGCGCGTGCGGGCGCTGCGGGAGCACGCGGGGCCCGTGCTCTTCCTGGAGGAGGATCACTACCTGGCGCCCGACTTCTACCACGTCCTCAAGCAGCTCTGGGCGCTGCGCCAGCGCGAGTGCCCCGAGTGCCAGCTCGTGTCGCTGGGCACCTACAGCCCCGTGCGGGGCGGCTTCGCCGGGCGCGCCGACAAGGTGGAGATGAAGACGTGGAAGTCCACGGAGCACAACATGGGCATGGCCTTCGGCAGAGACACCTACCAGAAGCTCATCGAGTGCACGGACGCCTTCTGCACCTACGATGACTACAACTGGGACTGGACTCTGCAGCACTTGACTGTCTCTTGTCTTCCAAAGTTCTGGAAAGTGCTGGTTCCCGAAATCCCCAGGATTTTTCACACGGGGGACTGTGGCATGCACCACAAGAAATCCTGCAGACCGTCCACCCAGAGTGCCAAAATCGATTCTCTCTTGAACAGCAACCAACAGTACCTGTTTCCCGAGGCGATGAGTGTCAGTAAAAGGTACTCCATggctcccctgtcccctcacgTCAAGAACGGAGGGTGGGGAGACATCAGGGACCACGAACTCTGTAAGAGCTACCGCAGACTCCAGTGA